The proteins below come from a single Bactrocera dorsalis isolate Fly_Bdor chromosome 5, ASM2337382v1, whole genome shotgun sequence genomic window:
- the LOC105225057 gene encoding lysosomal aspartic protease: MFKFLAFLTICVALASANLVRVPIYKNPNYRQTRQSVKTETAYLRSKYNVATPRSADEQLDNYLNMAYYGKITIGTPAQEFLVLFDSGSSNLWVPSSTCPSSNEACQSHNQYDSSASSTYVANGESFSIAYGTGSLTGFLSQDTVSVAGLTIQNQVFAEAMQEPGTSFVDANFDGILGMAFQSIAVDDVVPPFYNIWSQGLVSNDVFSFYLARDGTSSQGGQMILGGSDPSLYQGGLTYVSVSQPGYWQFSLNGATMNGQVLCSSGCQAIADTGTSLIVAPYNAYNVFMNIVDPDGDGSVDCSLIDSLPDMEFVIGYNTFLVPASQYILNDYGECSPAVSYMGTDFWILGDIFIGMYYTEFDMGNSRIGFAPVA, encoded by the coding sequence ATGTTCAAGTTCCTCGCATTTCTGACCATTTGCGTCGCACTGGCCTCGGCCAATTTGGTGCGCGTACCCATCTACAAAAACCCCAACTACCGCCAAACCCGTCAGTCTGTGAAGACCGAGACCGCCTACTTGCGCAGCAAATACAATGTGGCCACACCACGCAGCGCTGACGAGCAATTGGACAATTACCTGAATATGGCTTACTATGGCAAGATCACCATCGGTACACCGGCACAAGAGTTCTTGGTGCTCTTCGATTCTGGCTCATCCAACTTGTGGGTGCCATCATCCACCTGCCCCAGCAGCAACGAAGCTTGCCAATCTCACAACCAATACGACTCGAGCGCTTCCAGCACATATGTAGCCAATGGTGAAAGCTTCTCCATCGCTTACGGTACTGGCAGTTTGACTGGTTTCTTATCGCAGGATACCGTCAGTGTAGCTGGACTCACCATTCAAAACCAAGTGTTCGCTGAAGCTATGCAAGAACCCGGTACCAGCTTCGTTGACGCCAACTTCGATGGTATTTTGGGTATGGCCTTCCAATCGATTGCCGTTGACGATGTTGTGCCACCTTTCTACAACATCTGGTCTCAGGGTTTGGTGAGCAATGATGTGTTCTCCTTCTACTTGGCTCGTGATGGTACCTCCTCTCAGGGTGGTCAAATGATTTTGGGTGGTTCCGATCCCAGCCTCTATCAAGGCGGTCTCACCTATGTATCCGTCTCTCAGCCCGGTTATTGGCAATTCAGTTTGAATGGTGCTACCATGAACGGACAGGTATTGTGCAGTTCCGGCTGCCAAGCCATTGCTGATACTGGCACCTCACTCATTGTTGCTCCATACAATGCCTACAACGTATTCATGAACATCGTTGATCCCGATGGTGATGGCTCCGTTGACTGCTCGTTGATAGACAGCTTGCCAGATATGGAGTTCGTCATTGGCTATAATACCTTCCTTGTACCTGCCTCACAATACATTCTTAACGACTACGGTGAGTGCTCACCTGCCGTCAGCTACATGGGTACTGACTTCTGGATCTTGGGTGATATCTTCATTGGCATGTACTACACCGAATTCGATATGGGCAACAGCCGTATCGGTTTCGCTCCAGTCGCTTAA